Genomic segment of Desulfovulcanus ferrireducens:
TTACCATGCGCTCCATCTCCTTCAATCGCCCTACTCTACTGGCTATTGGCTATGTAGCGATTTTCCCATCGATTCTTTCCTACCTCTGCTATAACCGAGGTGTGGAACTTATAGGGGCAAACCGCGCCGGGCTATTTATACATCTGATGCCCGTGTTTGGCAGCATTATGGCCATTATATTTCTGGGAGAATCCCTTCGATGGTTTCATGGTGCGGGCATTGTATTGATTGCGTTAGGAATCATTTTGTCAACCCGTAGCAAAACATAAAAGATTTAACTGCAAAAACTCATTTTTTTGACTTTTTGCAAACTTGTAATAGTTTAACACCTTAAAAACATTGAACTTTGAACCTTGAACTAAGCCTGCTAAAACAGCGAAGCGAAGTTTTTGCAAGCGTATCATAAAATATGGACACACTGCCCATTATCCAAATTGATTATCCGGACTGGCTAAAAAAATCAGTCCGGCTAAACCAGAATATTAACTCTGATGAAGAAAAAATGCACCTGGCCCTTTCCCTGGCCAAAGCCAATGTAGAAAACAATACAGGGGGTCCTTTTGGCGCTGCTATTTTTGAAATGAATAGTGGCAAGTTAGTCTCAGTAGGTATCAACCTCGTCACCTGGTCCAATTTGAGTGTACTCCACGCCGAAATCGTGGCCTTTCTCATGGCCCAAAAAAGAGTAGGTAGCTACTCATTAGGCGATGCTGGTGATTATGAACTCTTTTCATCCAGTGAACCGTGCGCCATGTGCCTCGGGGCCACGTTGTGGTCTGGGGTCAAGCGGATTGTTTTCGGGGCTTCAGGCAAAGCTGCAAGGGCCATTGGCTTTGATGAAGGGCCTGTTTTTGATAAATCCTGGCAGTATTTAAAAAATGCAGGGATTATAGTTGAAGAGGGGCTACTCGCAAAGGAAGCAGAGGAAATCCTGAAGCTTTATAAAGATAAGGGTGGTATTATTTATAATGGATGACTGTGCCTGCTCACCATCTTCTCTATCGCCTTCTCCATCTCAGCCACCTTTTTCTTAAACCCCGTCCTTGTTCCACTCCATTCCTTGGAAGCATTGCTTGGTAATTTACAGCCGTCAATGGCAAACATATCCCTGCCGATTAATCCCTGCTCATCACAGACTAAAAGCACTACCAGAAAAAGCTGGACGATCTCTTTGTCCATGCTGGAAATAAAGTTGGCAATAGTCGTGAAATGGGGCCGGGTATCAGCGGATAAGACCATAAAAATGATATTCTCCTTACAGGCTCTGGCTATCTTGCAGCTGGAAACAATACCTCGTGAATAAGCGCAGAGGATGATTTTCAGTAATACCTTGGGGGTCGTAGGCAGGAGCACCGGTATCATCGGTTTTGAACCGGTCGTTAAATATGGAAAGTCGAATTCGTGGTCAATCCAGGGCTATCTCATCTAAATAAGTCTTGCTTAATTTTTCAGGTAGGATAGTTAAGGCTAGGGAGACATTTTTTTATTTTACCAACTATTTCAGTTGGTTATAGGTTTATTCTTTTATTTAAACGCGAATTTTTTGCTTTTTTTCTGTTTAAAAATCTTTTATACTCTCCTAAAAACTTTAGGAGGGCTTATGATTAATGACATTATCCATATTTTGGAGAAAGTGCCGGATCCAAGGGTAGATAGAACCAAGTTACATCTATTAAGTGATATTCTTTTCATTGCAATTTGCGCTATCATTGCCAATGCTGATTCTTACTATGATATGCAACTTTTTGGTGAAACGCATATTCAATGGTTTAACCCAAGTTTCCAGTGTTGTTGAGTAAATAATCTAATATTTCAATGTGTTAACCAAAAAAGGACTAATTTTACGGGCACTACTTTTGCGATGTAATTATTTTCCGTTTCCTCACAGACTCGCTGGTGATATGCATGGCTGAATAGATTTCCTGCTGTTTGAACGTAGGTGTTGTGCAATGCCGG
This window contains:
- a CDS encoding nucleoside deaminase — protein: MDTLPIIQIDYPDWLKKSVRLNQNINSDEEKMHLALSLAKANVENNTGGPFGAAIFEMNSGKLVSVGINLVTWSNLSVLHAEIVAFLMAQKRVGSYSLGDAGDYELFSSSEPCAMCLGATLWSGVKRIVFGASGKAARAIGFDEGPVFDKSWQYLKNAGIIVEEGLLAKEAEEILKLYKDKGGIIYNG
- a CDS encoding transposase; translation: MIPVLLPTTPKVLLKIILCAYSRGIVSSCKIARACKENIIFMVLSADTRPHFTTIANFISSMDKEIVQLFLVVLLVCDEQGLIGRDMFAIDGCKLPSNASKEWSGTRTGFKKKVAEMEKAIEKMVSRHSHPL
- a CDS encoding transposase family protein; its protein translation is MINDIIHILEKVPDPRVDRTKLHLLSDILFIAICAIIANADSYYDMQLFGETHIQWFNPSFQCC